A genomic window from Chanodichthys erythropterus isolate Z2021 chromosome 1, ASM2448905v1, whole genome shotgun sequence includes:
- the rufy1 gene encoding RUN and FYVE domain-containing protein 1 isoform X1 yields MADEDPNTKVECEDVSAKEEDLDATELGQDDVAKNTDEVQKDKPTDSSWSAPILSFARKATETLSIGVNHYSAGLKGSDPSQHTPDTPDPIKTAAVKDPMVVERSNLLSMMKLSIKVLIQSSLSLGRTLDSEYPPLQQFFVVLEHCLKHGLKVRKSFIGQNKSIWAPLELIEKLSPESADIATSVRDMPGIKTGLGRARAWLHLALMQKKIADYMKVLINRRDLLGEFYEPGSLIMEEEGAVIVGMLVGLNVIDANLCVKGEDLDSQVCVIDFSMYLKDPQATETTQDDSKMTAILDQKHYIEELNRHLSCTVTDLQAKMDSLEKTNSKLIEELTAATDRINALREEQEQLKKENANILENSQRKEEVTLQDSQVELETYRQTRQGLDEMYNVVWKQYKEEKRIRQELQKELELQIGLKQEMEVAMKLLEKDTHEKQDSLVALRQQLDQVKNLNIQMFNKAQESDRVAQKKEEDMLQLEKKMIQMEASMKELEQRLQNSENVRKNTDESQNELRSEMKGKVNALQKRLTDLDTLRAGLESELSVEKEQRQSLQRELQREQDNSAELRTQLQQLQGLQTELLDLRQEKKQLQQLCEEQEQALQEMGLHLSQSKLKMEDFKEVNKALKGQAWLKDDEATQCKQCQKEFSISRRKHHCRNCGDIYCNNCSSNELALPSYPKPVRVCDVCHSLLLQRSSIAS; encoded by the exons ATGGCGGACGAGGACCCAAACACGAAAGTTGAATGCGAAGACGTTTCTGCAAAAGAAGAAGATCTAGACGCTACGGAACTTGGGCAAGATGATGTCGCCAAAAATACCGACGAGGTCCAGAAGGACAAACCCACAGACAGCTCTTGGTCTGCGCCTATTTTGTCGTTTGCTCGTAAAGCGACGGAGACGCTGAGCATCGGAGTGAATCATTACAGCGCGGGGTTAAAGGGATCTGACCCATCACAACACACCCCTGACACCCCTGATCCTATTAAGACAGCAG CTGTGAAGGATCCCATGGTGGTAGAGAGGTCAAATCTCCTTAGCATGATGAAGCTCAGCATTAAAGTTCTGATCCAGTCCTCCCTCAGTCTCGGACGCACGCTGGACTCGGAGTATCCACCTCTGCAGCAGTTCTTTGTGGTTCTGGAGCACTGCCTTAAACATGGTTTAAAAG TGAGGAAATCTTTCATTGGTCAGAATAAGTCAATCTGGGCTCCTCTGGAGTTGATAGAGAAACTGAGCCCTGAGTCAGCAGATATTGCCACCAGTGTTCGTGATATGCCTGGAATCAA GACAGGGCTCGGTCGTGCTCGAGCGTGGCTGCATCTGGCtcttatgcaaaaaaaaatcgcaGACTACATGAAGGTGCTTATAAATAGAAGAGACCTTCTTGG ggAGTTTTATGAACCTGGGTCTCTTATAATGGAGGAAGAAGGGGCTGTGATTGTAGGGATGCTGGTGGGTCTGAATGTGATTGATGCCAATTTATGTGTGAAAGGAGAGGATCTGGATTCTCAG GTGTGCGTCATCGACTTCTCAATGTATCTAAAGGATCCGCAAGCAACTGAGACCACGcaaga tgattcaaaaatgacagcCATTCTTGACCAGAAGCACTACATAGAAGAACTGAACCGACATCTGAGCTGCACAGTGACAGACCTTCAGGCCAAGATGGACTCGCTGGAGAAGACCAACAGCAAACTCATTGAGGAG CTTACAGCAGCCACAGACAGAATCAACGCTCTGCGTGAAGAGCAGGAGCaacttaaaaaagaaaatgcaaatATTCTTGAAAATAGTCAGAGGAAAGAGGAG GTAACTCTGCAAGACAGCCAAGTGGAGCTGGAAACATATCGGCAGACACGTCAGGGTTTGGATGAAATGTACAATGTAGTTTGGAAGCAGTACAAGGAGGAGAAACGAATCCGGcag GAGCTGCAAAAGGAGCTGGAGTTACAGATCGGTCTGAAACAGGAAATGGAAGTTGCCATGAAACTTCTGGAAAAGGACACGCACGAGAAACAAGACTCGTTGGTCGCACTACGACAACAACTGGACCAAGTCAAGAATCTCAACATACAGATGTTCAACAAAGCACAg GAGTCAGATCGAGTGGCCCAGAAAAAAGAGGAGGACATGCTACAACTGGAAAAGAAGATGATCCAGATGGAGGCTTCCATGAAAGAACTGGAGCAGAG GCTTCAAAATTCAGAAAATGTGCGCAAGAACACGGATGAAAGTCAGAATGAGCTGAGATCAGAGATGAAAGGGAAGGTGAACGCTCTGCAGAAGCGCCTCACTGACCTCGACACGCTCAG GGCAGGCCTGGAGTCAGAGCTCAGTGTGGAGAAAGAACAGCGGCAGAGCCTGCAGAGGGAACTACAGAGAGAACAGGACAACAGCGCAGAGCTGCGCACACAGCTGCAGCAGCTGCAGGGCCTGCAGACG GAGCTGCTTGACCTTCGACAGGAGAAGAAACAGCTCCAGCAGCTGTGTGAGGAGCAGGAACAGGCTCTACAGGAGATGGGACTTCATCTAAGCCA GTCCAAACTCAAGATGGAGGACTTCAAAGAGGTCAATAAAGCCTTGAAG GGTCAGGCCTGGCTAAAAGATGATGAAGCTACGCAGTGCAAACAGTGCCAAAAAGAATTCTCAATCTCTCGGAGAAAA CACCATTGCAGGAACTGTGGAGACATCTATTGCAACAACTGCTCCAGTAATGAGTTGGCTTTGCCCTCGTACCCCAAACCTGTCCGTGTATGTGATGTCTGCCACTCCCTTCTGCTCCAGAGGAGCTCCATTGCCTCCTGA
- the rufy1 gene encoding RUN and FYVE domain-containing protein 1 isoform X2 — MADEDPNTKVECEDVSAKEEDLDATELGQDDVAKNTDEVQKDKPTDSSWSAPILSFARKATETLSIGVNHYSAGLKGSDPSQHTPDTPDPIKTAAVKDPMVVERSNLLSMMKLSIKVLIQSSLSLGRTLDSEYPPLQQFFVVLEHCLKHGLKVRKSFIGQNKSIWAPLELIEKLSPESADIATSVRDMPGIKTGLGRARAWLHLALMQKKIADYMKVLINRRDLLGEFYEPGSLIMEEEGAVIVGMLVGLNVIDANLCVKGEDLDSQVCVIDFSMYLKDPQATETTQDDSKMTAILDQKHYIEELNRHLSCTVTDLQAKMDSLEKTNSKLIEELTAATDRINALREEQEQLKKENANILENSQRKEEVTLQDSQVELETYRQTRQGLDEMYNVVWKQYKEEKRIRQELQKELELQIGLKQEMEVAMKLLEKDTHEKQDSLVALRQQLDQVKNLNIQMFNKAQESDRVAQKKEEDMLQLEKKMIQMEASMKELEQRLQNSENVRKNTDESQNELRSEMKGKVNALQKRLTDLDTLRAGLESELSVEKEQRQSLQRELQREQDNSAELRTQLQQLQGLQTELLDLRQEKKQLQQLCEEQEQALQEMGLHLSQSKLKMEDFKEVNKALKGQAWLKDDEATQCKQCQKEFSISRRKELWRHLLQQLLQ; from the exons ATGGCGGACGAGGACCCAAACACGAAAGTTGAATGCGAAGACGTTTCTGCAAAAGAAGAAGATCTAGACGCTACGGAACTTGGGCAAGATGATGTCGCCAAAAATACCGACGAGGTCCAGAAGGACAAACCCACAGACAGCTCTTGGTCTGCGCCTATTTTGTCGTTTGCTCGTAAAGCGACGGAGACGCTGAGCATCGGAGTGAATCATTACAGCGCGGGGTTAAAGGGATCTGACCCATCACAACACACCCCTGACACCCCTGATCCTATTAAGACAGCAG CTGTGAAGGATCCCATGGTGGTAGAGAGGTCAAATCTCCTTAGCATGATGAAGCTCAGCATTAAAGTTCTGATCCAGTCCTCCCTCAGTCTCGGACGCACGCTGGACTCGGAGTATCCACCTCTGCAGCAGTTCTTTGTGGTTCTGGAGCACTGCCTTAAACATGGTTTAAAAG TGAGGAAATCTTTCATTGGTCAGAATAAGTCAATCTGGGCTCCTCTGGAGTTGATAGAGAAACTGAGCCCTGAGTCAGCAGATATTGCCACCAGTGTTCGTGATATGCCTGGAATCAA GACAGGGCTCGGTCGTGCTCGAGCGTGGCTGCATCTGGCtcttatgcaaaaaaaaatcgcaGACTACATGAAGGTGCTTATAAATAGAAGAGACCTTCTTGG ggAGTTTTATGAACCTGGGTCTCTTATAATGGAGGAAGAAGGGGCTGTGATTGTAGGGATGCTGGTGGGTCTGAATGTGATTGATGCCAATTTATGTGTGAAAGGAGAGGATCTGGATTCTCAG GTGTGCGTCATCGACTTCTCAATGTATCTAAAGGATCCGCAAGCAACTGAGACCACGcaaga tgattcaaaaatgacagcCATTCTTGACCAGAAGCACTACATAGAAGAACTGAACCGACATCTGAGCTGCACAGTGACAGACCTTCAGGCCAAGATGGACTCGCTGGAGAAGACCAACAGCAAACTCATTGAGGAG CTTACAGCAGCCACAGACAGAATCAACGCTCTGCGTGAAGAGCAGGAGCaacttaaaaaagaaaatgcaaatATTCTTGAAAATAGTCAGAGGAAAGAGGAG GTAACTCTGCAAGACAGCCAAGTGGAGCTGGAAACATATCGGCAGACACGTCAGGGTTTGGATGAAATGTACAATGTAGTTTGGAAGCAGTACAAGGAGGAGAAACGAATCCGGcag GAGCTGCAAAAGGAGCTGGAGTTACAGATCGGTCTGAAACAGGAAATGGAAGTTGCCATGAAACTTCTGGAAAAGGACACGCACGAGAAACAAGACTCGTTGGTCGCACTACGACAACAACTGGACCAAGTCAAGAATCTCAACATACAGATGTTCAACAAAGCACAg GAGTCAGATCGAGTGGCCCAGAAAAAAGAGGAGGACATGCTACAACTGGAAAAGAAGATGATCCAGATGGAGGCTTCCATGAAAGAACTGGAGCAGAG GCTTCAAAATTCAGAAAATGTGCGCAAGAACACGGATGAAAGTCAGAATGAGCTGAGATCAGAGATGAAAGGGAAGGTGAACGCTCTGCAGAAGCGCCTCACTGACCTCGACACGCTCAG GGCAGGCCTGGAGTCAGAGCTCAGTGTGGAGAAAGAACAGCGGCAGAGCCTGCAGAGGGAACTACAGAGAGAACAGGACAACAGCGCAGAGCTGCGCACACAGCTGCAGCAGCTGCAGGGCCTGCAGACG GAGCTGCTTGACCTTCGACAGGAGAAGAAACAGCTCCAGCAGCTGTGTGAGGAGCAGGAACAGGCTCTACAGGAGATGGGACTTCATCTAAGCCA GTCCAAACTCAAGATGGAGGACTTCAAAGAGGTCAATAAAGCCTTGAAG GGTCAGGCCTGGCTAAAAGATGATGAAGCTACGCAGTGCAAACAGTGCCAAAAAGAATTCTCAATCTCTCGGAGAAAA GAACTGTGGAGACATCTATTGCAACAACTGCTCCAGTAA